One Lepus europaeus isolate LE1 chromosome X, mLepTim1.pri, whole genome shotgun sequence genomic window carries:
- the LOC133753474 gene encoding LOW QUALITY PROTEIN: BTB/POZ domain-containing protein KCTD12-like (The sequence of the model RefSeq protein was modified relative to this genomic sequence to represent the inferred CDS: inserted 1 base in 1 codon) yields the protein MAWPEKSSCTKQSEDSSHFPEIIELNVGGQVYITHYPTLVSIPGSLLWEMFSEKNPCSLIQDNKGRFFVDRDGFLFRXDYMRDKQVVLPDHFPEWGRLQREAEYFKLPELVKMLTPKINKLNLIGTDICQSDLDELSPNTDTIYNLSSSNIIQISGLVNPLALKMGTGSGLKKAGFITIGYRGSYTLSRDSQTDAKFRRVARIMVCGKTSLAKEVFGDTLNESRDPDRPPERYTSRYYLKFTFLEQAFDKLADAGFHMVACNSTGTCTATPDQTNDKIWTSYTEYVFHRE from the exons ATGGCCTGGCCAGAGAAATCAAGTTGTACCAAACAAAGTGAGGATTCCAGTCATTTCCCTGAGATTATTGAACTCAATGTAGGTGGTCAGGTGTATATCACTCACTATCCTACTTTGGTCAGCATTCCTGGTTCCCTGCTCTGGGAAATGTTCAGTGAAAAGAATCCTTGCTCCCTGATCCAGGACAACAAAGGGAGATTCTTTGTAGATCGAGATGGTTTCCTATTTC TAGACTACATGAGAGATAAGCAAGTAGTGCTTCCTGACCACTTTCCAGAGTGGGGTCGGCTCCAGAGAGAAGCAGAATACTTCAAGTTGCCAGAGCTTGTCAAGATGTTGACTCCTAAAATAAACAAGCTCAATTTAATTGGCACTGACATATGCCAAAGTGACCTAGACGAGCTGTCCCCCAACACTGACACCATATATAATCTCTCTTCAAGTAATATCATCCAAATTAGTGGTCTGGTTAATCCCCTTGCTCTGAAAATGGGAACTGGTTCTGGCCTCAAGAAGGCAGGCTTCATCACTATTGGCTATCGAGGCTCCTATACTCTGAGTCGGGACAGCCAAACAGATGCTAAATTCCGCCGTGTGGCCCGAATCATGGTGTGTGGCAAGACTTCATTGGCCAAAGAAGTGTTTGGAGATACTCTGAATGAGAGCCGAGATCCTGATCGTCCTCCTGAGCGATACACTTCTCGATACTACCTCAAATTCACTTTTCTGGAACAAGCCTTTGACAAACTAGCTGATGCTGGCTTCCATATGGTAGCATGCAACTCCACTGGCACCTGCACTGCCACCCCTGATCAGACAAATGATAAGATCTGGACCTCTTATACTGAATATGTTTTCCACCGTGAGTAA